The proteins below are encoded in one region of Podarcis raffonei isolate rPodRaf1 chromosome 6, rPodRaf1.pri, whole genome shotgun sequence:
- the TMEM217 gene encoding transmembrane protein 217 isoform X1, with product MGIFGSEKMIVLFAGGICGVAPKAGSLLAGVYMILTTNMYLIFEAGHLNRSLTLIQLHQEENYSIGTMWVIPYYYYTAIGLAVINYPICFYFLLSIQRRDTVGLFIYVVWIIFYDLANIVLVVLTARAALYSISDLEWFGLATRIPTDCFWLLFIITYLLMIIEGRSTGRMSLKTRRISRRVSEPPKFRLGINARRVQ from the exons ATG GGGATTTTTGGAAGTGAGAAGATGATCGTCCTGTTTGCAGGTGGTATCTGTGGTGTAGCTCCAAAAGCAGGATCTCTTCTAGCTGGTGTCTACATGATTCTGACAACCAATATGTACCTGATCTTTGAGGCTGGTCACCTAAATCGCTCCCTAACTCTGATACAACTGCATCAGGAAGAAAATTATTCAATTGGAACGATGTGGGTCATCCCATATTACTATTACACTGCAATCGGCTTGGCTGTTATAAATTATCCTATATGTTTCTACTTCCTCTTATCCATCCAGAGGCGAGACACTGTAGGATTGTTTATCTACGTTGTTTGGATCATCTTCTATGATCTAGCCAACATTGTCCTCGTAGTTCTAACAGCAAGGGCAGCTCTTTATTCAATAAGTGACTTGGAATGGTTTGGATTGGCCACCAGAATCCCCACAGACTGCTTTTGGCTTCTCTTTATCATAACATATCTTCTGATGATTATTGAAGGCAGAAGCACAGGGAGGATGTCACTGAAGACAAGGCGGATATCAAGACGTGTGTCAGAGCCTCCCAAGTTTAGGCTGGGTATCAATGCTAGGAGAGTTCAATAG
- the TMEM217 gene encoding transmembrane protein 217 isoform X2, whose amino-acid sequence MIVLFAGGICGVAPKAGSLLAGVYMILTTNMYLIFEAGHLNRSLTLIQLHQEENYSIGTMWVIPYYYYTAIGLAVINYPICFYFLLSIQRRDTVGLFIYVVWIIFYDLANIVLVVLTARAALYSISDLEWFGLATRIPTDCFWLLFIITYLLMIIEGRSTGRMSLKTRRISRRVSEPPKFRLGINARRVQ is encoded by the coding sequence ATGATCGTCCTGTTTGCAGGTGGTATCTGTGGTGTAGCTCCAAAAGCAGGATCTCTTCTAGCTGGTGTCTACATGATTCTGACAACCAATATGTACCTGATCTTTGAGGCTGGTCACCTAAATCGCTCCCTAACTCTGATACAACTGCATCAGGAAGAAAATTATTCAATTGGAACGATGTGGGTCATCCCATATTACTATTACACTGCAATCGGCTTGGCTGTTATAAATTATCCTATATGTTTCTACTTCCTCTTATCCATCCAGAGGCGAGACACTGTAGGATTGTTTATCTACGTTGTTTGGATCATCTTCTATGATCTAGCCAACATTGTCCTCGTAGTTCTAACAGCAAGGGCAGCTCTTTATTCAATAAGTGACTTGGAATGGTTTGGATTGGCCACCAGAATCCCCACAGACTGCTTTTGGCTTCTCTTTATCATAACATATCTTCTGATGATTATTGAAGGCAGAAGCACAGGGAGGATGTCACTGAAGACAAGGCGGATATCAAGACGTGTGTCAGAGCCTCCCAAGTTTAGGCTGGGTATCAATGCTAGGAGAGTTCAATAG